A single window of Sphingobium sp. SCG-1 DNA harbors:
- the rimP gene encoding ribosome maturation protein RimP produces the protein MADIAALTQLIEPEVKALGFDLVRVKLFGAGDERTLQIMAERRDTRQLVIEDCAAISRRLSDLLDETDPIEDAYRLEVSSPGIDRPLTRLHDFDDWKGHETRITVEEAVEGRKTLKGILKGHEGDVIHLVDAKVGRVEVPFSNITSAKLVLTDALISATMPLSSDGADEIETEG, from the coding sequence ATGGCGGACATTGCTGCACTGACACAGTTGATCGAGCCGGAGGTGAAGGCCCTGGGCTTCGACCTCGTGCGCGTGAAGCTGTTCGGCGCGGGCGATGAACGCACGCTCCAGATCATGGCCGAGCGCCGCGATACGCGCCAGCTTGTGATCGAGGATTGCGCCGCGATCTCTCGCCGCCTGTCCGATCTGCTCGACGAGACCGATCCGATCGAGGACGCCTATCGCCTAGAAGTCAGCTCGCCCGGCATCGACCGTCCGCTGACGCGCCTGCATGATTTCGACGACTGGAAGGGGCATGAGACCCGCATAACCGTCGAAGAAGCCGTGGAAGGCCGTAAGACCTTGAAGGGTATCCTGAAAGGTCATGAAGGCGATGTCATTCACCTGGTCGATGCAAAGGTCGGCAGGGTCGAGGTGCCTTTCTCCAATATCACCAGCGCAAAGCTGGTGCTGACTGACGCACTCATATCTGCTACAATGCCGCTGTCTTCGGACGGAGCGGACGAAATCGAAACGGAAGGATAA
- a CDS encoding TIGR02300 family protein, which produces MVKPEWGTKRTCPKCATRFYDLGKDNPVVCINCNNPWDPEPVLKSKQPLPYEEVVPKKVVETADGAVEAVDDDLDVDLDIDEDDDSPDNDVDLGGDDDLGLEAAGDDDGDDN; this is translated from the coding sequence ATGGTGAAGCCTGAATGGGGCACGAAACGGACTTGCCCGAAATGCGCGACGCGCTTCTACGATCTTGGCAAGGATAATCCGGTTGTCTGCATCAACTGCAACAATCCGTGGGATCCAGAGCCTGTCCTGAAGTCCAAGCAGCCGCTTCCCTATGAGGAAGTCGTGCCCAAGAAGGTTGTCGAAACCGCCGACGGCGCTGTCGAGGCTGTGGATGACGATCTGGACGTCGATCTGGACATTGATGAGGACGACGACTCGCCGGACAATGACGTCGACCTTGGCGGGGACGACGATCTTGGCCTTGAAGCGGCTGGCGACGACGACGGCGACGACAATTAA
- the nusA gene encoding transcription termination factor NusA, whose protein sequence is MANAISANRAELIAIANSVASEKMIDKAIVIEAMEDAIQRAARARYGAENDIRAKLDQDTGDLRLWRVVEVVETVEDYFKQVDLKAGQKLQPGAAVGDFIVDPLPAIDLGRIDAQSAKQVIFQKVRDAERERQHEEFKDRVGEIITGVVKSVEFGHVVVNLGRAEGVIRRDQQIPREVVRVGDRIRSIILNVRRENRGPQIFLSRAHPDFMKKLFAQEVPEIYDGIIEIKAAARDPGSRAKIGVISRDSSIDPVGACVGMKGSRVQAVVQEMQGEKIDIIPWSEDTATFVVNALQPATVSRVVIDEDESRIEVVVPDDQLSLAIGRRGQNVRLASQLTGSAIDIMTEADASEKRQKEFVTRSELFQNELDVDETLSQLLVAEGFGELEEVAYISIEELAGIEGFDEDLAEELQSRATEALERREAAAREERRALGVEDALADMPHLTEAMLVTLGKAGIKTLDDLADLATDELVAKKRVDTRRRAKETTEDKGGILAEYGLSEEQGNETIMAARAHWFEDEATDVGEDAVAETPQ, encoded by the coding sequence ATGGCAAACGCCATTTCCGCCAACAGGGCCGAGTTGATCGCCATCGCCAATTCGGTGGCATCGGAAAAGATGATCGACAAGGCCATCGTGATCGAAGCGATGGAGGACGCGATCCAGCGCGCCGCCCGCGCGCGTTACGGTGCCGAGAACGACATCCGCGCGAAGCTGGATCAGGATACCGGTGATCTTCGTCTGTGGCGCGTCGTCGAAGTGGTCGAGACCGTCGAGGATTATTTCAAGCAAGTCGATCTGAAGGCTGGGCAGAAGTTGCAGCCCGGTGCCGCCGTAGGCGACTTCATTGTCGATCCGCTGCCCGCCATCGATCTTGGCCGTATCGACGCGCAGTCCGCCAAGCAGGTTATCTTCCAGAAGGTCCGCGACGCAGAGCGTGAGCGCCAGCATGAAGAGTTCAAGGATCGCGTGGGTGAAATCATCACCGGCGTCGTGAAGTCAGTCGAGTTCGGCCATGTCGTCGTGAACCTGGGCCGCGCAGAAGGCGTCATCCGCCGCGACCAGCAGATCCCGCGTGAAGTCGTCCGCGTCGGCGATCGCATCCGCTCGATCATCCTGAACGTCCGCCGCGAAAACCGTGGGCCACAAATTTTCCTGAGCCGCGCACATCCCGATTTCATGAAGAAGCTGTTCGCGCAGGAAGTGCCCGAAATCTACGACGGCATCATCGAGATCAAGGCCGCTGCACGCGATCCGGGCAGCCGCGCCAAGATCGGCGTCATCAGCCGCGATTCGAGCATCGATCCGGTCGGCGCGTGCGTCGGCATGAAGGGCAGCCGCGTGCAGGCCGTCGTGCAGGAAATGCAGGGCGAGAAGATCGACATCATTCCCTGGTCGGAAGATACAGCGACTTTCGTGGTCAACGCATTGCAGCCTGCGACCGTCAGCCGCGTCGTCATCGACGAGGATGAAAGCCGCATCGAAGTCGTCGTGCCCGACGATCAGTTGTCGCTCGCCATCGGTCGCCGCGGCCAGAACGTCCGGCTTGCGTCGCAGCTTACCGGGTCGGCCATCGACATCATGACCGAAGCGGACGCCAGCGAGAAGCGCCAGAAGGAATTCGTGACGCGCTCCGAACTGTTCCAGAACGAACTGGACGTGGACGAGACGCTGTCGCAGCTTCTGGTCGCGGAAGGCTTCGGCGAACTGGAAGAAGTCGCCTATATCTCGATCGAAGAACTCGCCGGCATCGAAGGCTTCGACGAAGATCTGGCCGAAGAACTGCAGAGCCGCGCCACCGAAGCGCTTGAGCGTCGTGAAGCTGCTGCGCGTGAAGAGCGTCGCGCTCTGGGCGTCGAGGATGCACTGGCCGACATGCCGCACCTTACGGAAGCGATGCTTGTCACGCTGGGTAAGGCGGGCATCAAGACGCTGGACGATCTCGCCGATCTCGCCACTGACGAACTGGTCGCCAAGAAGCGCGTGGACACGCGCCGCCGCGCCAAGGAAACGACCGAGGACAAGGGTGGTATCCTCGCCGAATATGGCCTGAGCGAAGAGCAGGGCAACGAAACCATCATGGCCGCGCGCGCGCACTGGTTCGAAGACGAAGCCACGGATGTTGGGGAGGACGCTGTTGCGGAAACTCCCCAATGA
- a CDS encoding PQQ-dependent sugar dehydrogenase produces MRYSPLAIALPLVLIACSGSGPANGQPAADAGKPFKTSTIADLDAPWAMTFLPDGRMLVTEKAGTLLLFDPKNGTKIPVSGVPAVDSAGQGALMDVVLHPQFATNKQVYISFSEAGPGGKGVALITGTFAQASDGTATLSNVKKIFQATPYVEGNGHYSGRIAFSPDGKYLFFTNGERQKFTPAQDPKATLGKVLRLNLDGTPAAGNPLAAKGFHPAVWSYGHRNLLGIAFDDKGQLWEQEMGPKGGDEVNLIKPGLNYGYPLASNGSHYDGRDIPDHKPGDGFEAPKVSWNPVISPAGLAFYNADLFPAWKGSLFIGGLSSKALVRVKIDGSNASKADQWDMGARIRDVEQGPDGALWVLEDEDDGSQGRLLKLTPA; encoded by the coding sequence ATGCGCTATTCGCCGCTCGCTATCGCCCTTCCGCTCGTGCTTATCGCCTGCTCGGGGAGCGGTCCGGCCAACGGCCAGCCGGCCGCCGACGCCGGGAAGCCTTTCAAAACGTCGACTATCGCGGACCTCGACGCACCGTGGGCGATGACGTTCCTTCCGGACGGGCGAATGCTGGTGACGGAAAAAGCCGGAACGCTGCTCCTCTTCGATCCCAAGAACGGCACGAAGATTCCCGTCAGCGGCGTTCCTGCGGTGGACAGCGCCGGTCAGGGTGCATTGATGGACGTGGTCCTGCATCCCCAGTTCGCGACCAACAAGCAGGTCTACATCAGTTTTTCCGAGGCTGGTCCGGGTGGCAAGGGCGTGGCGCTAATTACCGGCACCTTTGCGCAAGCCAGCGATGGGACCGCGACGCTTTCGAACGTAAAGAAGATTTTCCAGGCGACGCCCTATGTCGAAGGCAATGGCCATTATTCCGGGCGCATCGCCTTCTCCCCTGATGGCAAATATCTGTTCTTCACCAATGGTGAGCGGCAGAAATTCACGCCCGCACAAGACCCAAAGGCTACGTTGGGTAAGGTGTTGCGCCTGAACCTCGATGGCACCCCTGCCGCAGGCAACCCGCTGGCCGCGAAGGGCTTCCATCCGGCTGTCTGGTCCTACGGCCACCGCAATCTCTTGGGAATCGCATTTGATGATAAAGGGCAGCTTTGGGAACAGGAAATGGGTCCCAAGGGCGGGGACGAAGTGAACCTGATTAAGCCGGGTCTGAATTATGGCTACCCCTTGGCTTCGAACGGTAGCCACTATGACGGCCGCGATATTCCCGACCATAAGCCGGGCGATGGCTTCGAGGCCCCGAAGGTAAGCTGGAATCCGGTGATCTCGCCCGCCGGCCTCGCCTTCTACAATGCCGATCTGTTTCCGGCCTGGAAGGGATCGCTGTTCATTGGCGGCCTGTCCAGCAAGGCGCTCGTCCGCGTAAAGATCGACGGCAGCAATGCGAGCAAGGCCGACCAGTGGGACATGGGCGCCCGCATCCGCGACGTCGAGCAAGGCCCGGATGGCGCACTGTGGGTACTGGAGGACGAAGATGACGGTTCGCAGGGTCGCCTGCTGAAACTGACGCCCGCCTAG
- a CDS encoding NUDIX hydrolase, with product MVQPANLASRPASTLIVLRESLSGPPQLLMMERAATMAFAPGALVFPGGATDADDVALAERLGTDLPVDEAASRIGAIRETLEESGIAPGLGTSDDAVLAELRRDLSRGIPFSTLVAGNGLTLNIDALIPFARWHPNAGERVRRVFDTRFYLARYDSEGPEPVADETENLSLFWDSAAGVLGRCDAGQGRVIFPTRRNLERLAQFSTIDALERHACAFAVEKIVPWIEERAEDRYLCIPDHLGYPVCFERLETAFRT from the coding sequence ATGGTCCAACCTGCAAACCTCGCCTCGCGTCCTGCGTCCACATTGATCGTGTTGCGCGAAAGTCTTTCCGGTCCGCCGCAGCTTTTGATGATGGAGCGGGCCGCGACGATGGCGTTCGCTCCGGGCGCATTGGTATTTCCGGGCGGTGCAACGGATGCCGACGATGTAGCTCTGGCCGAAAGGCTTGGCACCGATCTGCCCGTTGATGAGGCTGCTTCCCGCATCGGGGCGATACGCGAGACATTGGAGGAAAGCGGCATAGCGCCGGGCCTGGGCACAAGCGACGATGCGGTGCTGGCCGAACTTCGGCGCGATCTGAGCCGAGGCATTCCGTTTTCCACTCTGGTCGCGGGAAATGGCCTTACGCTCAATATCGATGCGCTCATTCCCTTTGCCCGATGGCATCCGAATGCGGGCGAAAGGGTCCGCCGCGTATTCGACACGCGATTCTATCTTGCGCGCTATGATTCGGAAGGGCCGGAGCCGGTGGCGGACGAGACAGAGAATCTCAGCCTGTTCTGGGACAGTGCGGCGGGTGTCCTTGGCCGATGCGACGCCGGGCAGGGCCGTGTGATTTTCCCGACACGGCGCAACCTTGAACGACTCGCGCAGTTTTCAACGATAGATGCATTAGAGCGGCATGCGTGTGCGTTCGCGGTGGAGAAGATCGTGCCTTGGATCGAAGAGCGGGCGGAGGACAGATATCTCTGCATTCCTGACCACCTCGGCTATCCGGTCTGCTTCGAGCGGCTGGAGACGGCCTTTCGGACCTAA
- a CDS encoding extensin family protein produces the protein MRHVYRWLRRLVWLLFIGVAVLAAYALMRGRPQDLPWTPLDLAQPPGLFTGRKLAALTQQPEQCRALLDRAGIAYTALGPQGSGQCVHNDTVRLKAVAGAVALSPSSAPSCPVVAALKLWEWNVVQPAAQRLFRSQVKRIEHFGSFSCRRMYGRSRGDFSEHATADAIDISGFVLADGRRVRVLRDWKGQGKDAQFLHEVRDGACGLFSTVLSPDYNAAHADHLHLDQAERGAMGWRACR, from the coding sequence GTGCGACACGTCTACCGATGGTTGCGGCGGCTGGTCTGGTTGCTCTTCATCGGAGTCGCCGTGTTGGCCGCCTATGCGTTGATGCGCGGGCGTCCACAGGACTTGCCTTGGACGCCGCTCGACCTTGCGCAGCCGCCGGGCCTGTTCACGGGGCGGAAGCTAGCGGCATTGACGCAGCAACCGGAACAATGTCGCGCTTTACTGGACCGTGCCGGGATCGCCTATACGGCGCTCGGCCCGCAAGGCAGCGGGCAGTGCGTGCATAACGATACGGTGCGGTTGAAGGCAGTGGCAGGCGCGGTTGCGCTGTCGCCTTCGTCGGCGCCGTCATGCCCTGTCGTGGCGGCGCTCAAGCTGTGGGAATGGAATGTCGTGCAACCCGCCGCGCAGCGCCTGTTCCGCTCTCAAGTGAAGCGGATCGAACATTTTGGCAGCTTCAGTTGCCGTCGAATGTACGGGCGGTCACGTGGTGACTTTAGCGAACACGCGACTGCCGACGCGATCGACATATCCGGCTTCGTGCTGGCGGATGGCAGGCGCGTGCGGGTGCTCCGGGACTGGAAGGGGCAGGGCAAGGACGCACAGTTCCTTCACGAAGTTCGCGATGGCGCCTGCGGGCTTTTCTCGACCGTATTATCCCCCGACTATAACGCCGCCCATGCCGACCATCTTCACCTCGATCAGGCGGAGCGGGGCGCGATGGGCTGGCGGGCCTGTCGCTAG